In Haladaptatus paucihalophilus DX253, the following proteins share a genomic window:
- a CDS encoding fumarylacetoacetate hydrolase family protein codes for MRYYRLPGGEPRSSADTLVVIDDDGTAYDLTSVSADLSSFRALARAANANDTSIDTVARNRLDDADRIEFDDADRNIRQPIVADEVWAAGVTYRISEEARKAESGKPEVYIDVYDSGRPELFMKATPSRTVGPWEDVGVRGDSEWDVPEPELGIVLHRGEVVGYTVGNDVSSRDIEGENPLFLPQAKVYDRCCAIGPCIASAETVGDPHDLSMSLSIRRDGETMYEESTTTREMATTCEELVSYLRRHNSLPETLVLLTGTALVPPESFTLTEGDEVIIDIDRIGRLVNGTVTV; via the coding sequence ATGCGCTATTACCGACTCCCCGGGGGAGAGCCTCGCTCATCCGCGGATACGTTGGTCGTGATCGACGACGACGGAACCGCATACGACCTCACGTCCGTCTCAGCTGACCTCAGCTCGTTCAGGGCGCTCGCCCGCGCAGCGAACGCGAACGACACGTCCATCGATACCGTCGCTCGAAACCGCCTCGACGACGCCGACCGCATCGAGTTTGACGACGCCGACCGGAACATCCGCCAACCCATCGTCGCCGACGAGGTGTGGGCGGCGGGCGTCACGTACCGGATCAGCGAAGAGGCGCGCAAAGCCGAGAGCGGCAAGCCGGAGGTGTACATCGACGTGTACGACAGCGGGCGACCGGAGCTGTTCATGAAGGCAACGCCGTCGCGGACGGTCGGTCCGTGGGAGGATGTCGGCGTGCGCGGGGATTCGGAGTGGGACGTCCCGGAGCCCGAACTCGGCATCGTCCTGCACCGCGGCGAAGTCGTCGGCTACACGGTCGGCAACGACGTCTCCAGTCGGGATATCGAGGGAGAAAACCCGCTGTTCCTTCCACAGGCGAAAGTGTACGACCGGTGTTGTGCCATCGGACCCTGCATCGCTTCGGCGGAAACGGTCGGCGACCCGCACGACCTCTCGATGTCCCTCTCGATACGACGCGACGGTGAGACGATGTACGAGGAATCGACCACGACGAGGGAGATGGCGACCACCTGCGAGGAACTCGTCTCGTACCTTCGACGGCACAACAGCCTCCCCGAAACGTTGGTTCTGCTCACGGGAACCGCACTCGTGCCCCCGGAGTCGTTCACCCTCACCGAAGGCGACGAAGTTATCATCGACATCGACCGAATCGGGCGGCTCGTGAACGGAACGGTTACGGTCTGA